In Methylobacterium aquaticum, the following are encoded in one genomic region:
- the ftsY gene encoding signal recognition particle-docking protein FtsY, which translates to MSETKQPGWLGRLFGRKAETPTEKPSEAPAEAPVESAAPDPAEAMPTEPTGTLSEGVPDFATAADDVLPAPPTVTEASPETEPEHDLPDELAGADLEPVEGVTPEGEVPAAPGPEPVAPEPVVSEPVPAASVPEEPVAEAPAEEAPLVIYQPPPQAPAGEEKRGWWSRLTGGLKRTSSALSDRVTGLFTKRKLDADTLEELEDALIQADFGLDTAARIAEAVGKGRYEKGIAPDEVRAILASEVERALDPVAQPLVIDTTKKPFVILMIGVNGAGKTTTIGKLTQKFRAQGHSVMLAAGDTFRAAAIEQLRVWGERTGAPVVARPQGSDAAGLAFDALQAARDAGTDILMIDTAGRLQNKAGLMAELEKVIRVIRKLDAEAPHAVLLVLDATVGQNALSQVEIFQKAAGVTGLVMTKLDGTARGGILVALAAKFGLPVHFIGVGEGVDDLEPFAARDFARAIAGLDKN; encoded by the coding sequence ATGAGTGAGACGAAGCAGCCGGGCTGGCTCGGCCGACTGTTCGGCCGGAAGGCCGAGACGCCGACCGAGAAGCCGAGCGAGGCCCCCGCCGAAGCTCCCGTCGAGAGCGCCGCGCCCGATCCCGCCGAGGCGATGCCGACGGAGCCGACCGGCACCCTGTCGGAGGGCGTGCCCGACTTCGCCACCGCCGCCGACGACGTCCTGCCGGCCCCGCCCACGGTGACGGAAGCCTCGCCGGAGACCGAGCCGGAGCACGACCTGCCCGACGAGCTCGCCGGCGCCGACCTGGAGCCGGTCGAGGGGGTGACCCCAGAGGGCGAGGTGCCGGCGGCGCCCGGGCCCGAGCCTGTGGCCCCGGAGCCCGTCGTCTCCGAGCCGGTCCCTGCGGCCTCCGTCCCGGAGGAGCCCGTCGCGGAGGCCCCGGCGGAGGAAGCCCCGCTCGTCATCTACCAGCCCCCGCCCCAGGCCCCGGCGGGCGAGGAGAAGCGCGGCTGGTGGAGCCGGCTGACCGGCGGCCTCAAGCGCACCTCCTCGGCCCTGTCCGACCGGGTGACCGGGCTGTTCACCAAGCGCAAGCTCGACGCCGACACCCTGGAGGAGCTGGAGGACGCGCTGATCCAGGCCGATTTCGGCCTCGACACCGCGGCCCGCATCGCCGAGGCCGTCGGCAAGGGCCGCTACGAGAAGGGCATCGCCCCCGACGAGGTCCGGGCGATCCTGGCCTCCGAGGTCGAGCGCGCTCTCGATCCGGTGGCCCAGCCCCTCGTCATCGACACCACCAAGAAGCCGTTCGTGATCCTGATGATCGGCGTCAACGGCGCCGGCAAGACCACGACGATCGGCAAGCTGACGCAAAAATTCCGGGCGCAGGGCCACAGCGTGATGCTGGCCGCCGGCGACACCTTCCGGGCCGCGGCGATCGAGCAGCTGCGGGTCTGGGGCGAGCGCACCGGCGCCCCGGTGGTGGCCCGCCCGCAAGGATCGGACGCCGCCGGCCTCGCCTTCGACGCGCTCCAGGCCGCCCGCGACGCCGGCACCGACATCCTGATGATCGACACCGCCGGCCGGCTCCAGAACAAGGCCGGGCTGATGGCCGAGCTGGAGAAGGTGATCCGGGTGATCCGCAAGCTCGACGCGGAGGCGCCCCACGCCGTGCTCCTCGTCCTCGACGCGACGGTCGGCCAGAACGCGCTCAGCCAGGTCGAGATCTTCCAGAAGGCGGCCGGCGTCACCGGGCTGGTGATGACCAAGCTCGACGGGACGGCGCGGGGCGGCATCCTGGTGGCGCTCGCCGCCAAGTTCGGCCTGCCGGTCCACTTCATCGGCGTCGGCGAGGGCGTGGACGATCTCGAACCCTTCGCCGCCCGGGACTTCGCCCGGGCGATCGCCGGGCTCGACAAGAACTGA
- a CDS encoding CoA transferase gives MTSETGNPVFVAMLDAIRRTLGAGPTPPVSVTGAGALPSIFPVSDLAAASVAAAGLALADLVETRFGRRPDVSVDRRLAAFWFARSLHPQGWEVPPLWDPVAGDYRAADGWIRLHTNAPHHRDAALAVLGTPPEREAVAAAVRQWSADDLEGAVVAAGGCAAAMRSAEAWGIHPQGAAVAHEPLVAWEAGETGPDGLAAARADRPLAGLRVLDLTRVLAGPVATRFLAGFGATVLRLDPPAWDEPGVLPDTTLGKACARLDLKTPGGRARFEELLASADVLVHGYRPDALTRLGLDAATRARLRPGLVDVALDAYGWTGPWRERRGFDSLVQMSCGIAAAGMVRAGADKPVPLPVQALDHATGHLMAAAVLHGLSRRLTTGRGATARLSLARTALLLTAAPSPLPEDAPAAPSRGDFSEAPERTGWGPALRLHPPLTLAGVPMRWDRPAGPLGADAPVW, from the coding sequence ATGACATCCGAGACGGGCAATCCGGTCTTCGTGGCCATGCTGGACGCGATCCGGCGCACCCTCGGCGCCGGACCCACGCCGCCGGTGAGCGTGACCGGGGCCGGCGCCCTCCCGTCGATCTTCCCGGTCAGCGACCTCGCGGCGGCCTCGGTCGCGGCGGCTGGGTTGGCGCTGGCCGACCTCGTCGAGACCCGCTTCGGTCGGCGCCCGGACGTGAGCGTCGACCGGCGCCTCGCGGCGTTCTGGTTCGCCCGCTCCCTCCATCCGCAAGGGTGGGAGGTGCCGCCGCTCTGGGATCCGGTGGCCGGCGATTATCGGGCGGCCGACGGCTGGATCCGGCTCCACACCAACGCGCCGCATCACCGCGACGCCGCCCTGGCGGTGCTCGGCACCCCACCGGAGCGGGAGGCGGTGGCGGCGGCAGTCCGGCAATGGAGCGCGGACGATCTCGAAGGCGCGGTGGTCGCGGCCGGCGGCTGCGCCGCCGCGATGCGCTCGGCCGAGGCCTGGGGCATCCACCCGCAAGGAGCGGCGGTGGCTCACGAGCCCCTGGTCGCGTGGGAGGCGGGCGAGACAGGGCCGGACGGTCTCGCGGCGGCGCGAGCGGACAGGCCCCTGGCGGGATTGCGGGTCCTCGACCTCACGCGCGTGCTGGCCGGCCCCGTCGCGACCCGCTTCCTCGCCGGGTTCGGCGCGACGGTGTTGCGCCTCGACCCGCCGGCCTGGGACGAGCCCGGCGTGCTGCCGGACACGACGCTGGGCAAGGCCTGCGCCCGGCTCGACCTGAAGACGCCGGGCGGGCGGGCGCGGTTCGAGGAACTGCTGGCGTCGGCCGATGTGCTGGTCCACGGTTACCGGCCGGACGCGCTCACCCGGCTCGGGCTCGACGCGGCCACCCGCGCCCGCCTGCGGCCGGGCCTGGTCGATGTCGCTCTCGACGCCTATGGCTGGACCGGCCCGTGGCGGGAACGGCGCGGCTTCGACAGCCTGGTCCAGATGAGTTGCGGCATCGCCGCGGCCGGGATGGTCCGCGCCGGCGCCGACAAGCCGGTGCCGCTGCCGGTCCAGGCCCTCGACCACGCCACCGGCCATCTGATGGCCGCCGCCGTGCTGCACGGCCTGAGCCGGCGCCTGACGACCGGGCGGGGCGCGACGGCGCGTCTGTCCCTCGCCCGCACGGCCCTGCTCCTCACGGCCGCGCCGTCTCCCCTCCCCGAGGACGCGCCCGCCGCCCCGAGCCGGGGGGACTTTTCCGAGGCGCCGGAGCGCACCGGCTGGGGCCCCGCCTTGCGCCTGCACCCTCCCCTCACTCTCGCCGGCGTGCCGATGCGGTGGGACCGGCCTGCCGGCCCGCTCGGTGCCGATGCACCTGTCTGGTGA
- a CDS encoding citrate/2-methylcitrate synthase, giving the protein MTGARRAGPIVNLDYPNQPRITAAEAAARLGVSRQTLYAYVSRGLIEAYPTADPRVRAYAAEAVARLAEARHRGRRPREVARAALDWGLPVLDTAVTLIRDGTLYYRGSDAVALAETATLEEVAATLWAMPLAAAFGLAAAAVEPRGGDLIGAFAAATEDEPTAIGDEPTASWQQDPARLAAGSGALVRALGACVTGRAASTAPLHRHCAEAWGLDPAGAEAIRRALVLCADHELNASGFTARCIASAGASLRAAVIGGLAALSGSRHGGMTARVETLWDGLDGVDPAAALRRQLAGREPLPGFGHPLYPAGDPRAAALLAPLLAEDPRLRAIVAAGEELTGARPSLDLALVALRRHHGLPRGSAFGLFALGRSVGWIAQALEQRQAGGLIRPRAVYVGPEP; this is encoded by the coding sequence GTGACAGGAGCGCGCCGAGCGGGCCCAATCGTCAATCTTGATTACCCGAATCAACCTCGGATCACCGCCGCCGAGGCCGCTGCCCGTCTCGGGGTGAGCCGCCAGACCCTCTACGCCTATGTCAGCCGCGGGCTGATCGAGGCGTATCCGACCGCCGATCCGCGGGTGCGGGCCTACGCGGCCGAGGCGGTCGCCCGGCTCGCCGAGGCCCGGCATCGCGGAAGGCGCCCGCGGGAGGTCGCCCGGGCCGCCCTCGATTGGGGACTGCCGGTCCTGGACACCGCCGTCACGCTGATCCGCGACGGGACCCTGTATTACCGCGGCAGCGATGCCGTCGCCCTCGCCGAGACCGCGACCCTGGAGGAGGTGGCGGCGACGCTCTGGGCCATGCCGCTCGCCGCCGCCTTCGGACTGGCGGCGGCGGCCGTGGAACCGCGCGGCGGCGATCTCATCGGGGCCTTCGCGGCGGCGACGGAGGACGAGCCGACGGCAATAGGGGACGAGCCGACGGCGTCCTGGCAGCAGGACCCGGCCCGGTTGGCCGCGGGGAGCGGCGCCCTCGTGCGCGCGCTCGGCGCCTGCGTCACCGGCCGCGCGGCAAGCACTGCGCCGCTCCACCGGCACTGCGCCGAGGCCTGGGGGCTCGATCCGGCGGGCGCGGAGGCGATCCGCCGCGCCCTGGTCCTGTGCGCCGATCACGAGCTGAACGCCTCGGGCTTCACCGCCCGCTGCATCGCCTCGGCGGGGGCGAGCCTGCGGGCGGCGGTGATCGGCGGGCTCGCGGCGCTGAGCGGCAGCCGCCACGGCGGCATGACCGCCCGGGTGGAGACCCTGTGGGACGGTCTCGACGGGGTCGATCCGGCCGCGGCCTTGCGCCGCCAGCTCGCCGGGCGCGAGCCCCTGCCGGGCTTCGGCCACCCGCTCTATCCCGCCGGTGATCCGCGGGCCGCCGCCCTGCTGGCGCCGCTGCTCGCCGAGGATCCGCGCCTGCGGGCGATCGTGGCGGCGGGCGAGGAGCTGACCGGGGCGAGGCCCTCCCTCGACCTCGCCCTCGTGGCCCTGCGCCGTCACCACGGCCTGCCGCGGGGCAGCGCGTTCGGGCTCTTCGCCCTCGGCCGCTCGGTCGGCTGGATCGCGCAAGCCCTGGAGCAGCGCCAGGCCGGCGGGCTGATCCGGCCGCGGGCGGTCTATGTCGGGCCCGAACCGTGA
- the ccmD gene encoding heme exporter protein CcmD: MDLGPHAAFILGAYGFTALVVVGLVAHAILDRRAQERALARLAQEPQGHDARRSRR, from the coding sequence ATGGACCTCGGACCGCACGCCGCCTTCATCCTCGGCGCCTACGGCTTCACCGCCCTGGTGGTCGTCGGCCTCGTCGCCCACGCGATCCTCGACCGGCGGGCGCAGGAACGGGCGCTCGCCCGTCTGGCGCAGGAACCGCAGGGGCACGACGCACGGCGGAGCCGCCGGTGA
- the dapF gene encoding diaminopimelate epimerase → MSPLAHRRFLKMNGLGNEIVVLDLRGTDLRVQPAEARAIAADPASRFDQMMVLHDPVTPGTDAHVRIYNTDGSEAGACGNGTRCVAWAMLDDPVMARPTLGQNLVLETRPGLLEVVRVSPVDFTVDMGAPRLGWDEIPLAEPFPDTRRIELQIGPIDDPVLHSPGAVSMGNPHAVFFVERDPDTYDLARIGPLLECHPIFPDRANISLAQVLDRGHIRLRVWERGAGLTRACGTAACASLVAAARLRLTDREATVTLPGGDLRIAWGEDDHVRMTGPTELEHEGTFAPALFGAA, encoded by the coding sequence GTGTCCCCCCTCGCCCATCGCCGTTTCCTGAAGATGAACGGGCTCGGCAACGAGATCGTGGTGCTGGACCTGCGCGGGACCGACCTGCGGGTCCAGCCGGCGGAGGCCCGCGCCATCGCGGCCGATCCGGCCTCGCGCTTCGACCAGATGATGGTGCTGCACGATCCCGTGACCCCGGGCACCGACGCCCATGTCCGGATCTACAACACCGACGGCTCGGAGGCCGGCGCCTGCGGCAACGGCACCCGCTGCGTCGCCTGGGCGATGCTGGACGATCCGGTGATGGCCCGTCCGACGCTGGGCCAGAACCTCGTTCTCGAGACCCGGCCCGGGCTCCTCGAGGTCGTTCGCGTCTCGCCCGTCGATTTCACCGTCGACATGGGCGCGCCGCGCCTGGGATGGGACGAGATCCCGCTGGCCGAGCCGTTCCCGGATACCCGGCGCATCGAGTTGCAGATCGGGCCGATCGACGATCCGGTGCTGCATTCGCCGGGTGCCGTCAGCATGGGCAACCCGCACGCCGTGTTCTTCGTCGAGCGCGACCCGGACACCTACGATCTCGCCCGGATCGGCCCGCTGCTCGAATGCCACCCGATCTTTCCGGACCGGGCCAATATCTCGCTGGCGCAGGTGCTCGACCGCGGCCACATCCGCCTGCGGGTCTGGGAGCGCGGCGCCGGGCTGACCCGGGCCTGCGGCACCGCCGCCTGCGCGTCGCTGGTGGCGGCGGCGCGCCTGCGCCTGACCGATCGCGAGGCGACCGTGACCCTGCCGGGCGGCGATCTTCGCATCGCCTGGGGCGAGGACGACCACGTCCGCATGACCGGACCGACCGAACTGGAGCACGAGGGCACCTTCGCCCCGGCCTTGTTCGGGGCGGCCTGA
- a CDS encoding collagen-like protein, giving the protein MGRGGTGRLVWRSGAALAAWLVAAPARAEIQILAARITAGELWVLGTVDAPETEIGLDGRFTARADSRGKFEFRLVYHPATCIVTLRAGAQERGAVVGECGQQGPAGREGPAGAAGPAGHAEIRTVTGPPGPPGPRGETGPRGETGPRGEAGPPGPAGARGEAGLRGEAGLAGAPGASGARGDAGAPGEPGPRGEAGPQGEAGPRGEAGLPGAPGPSGARGEAGAPGKTGPRGPVGPAGPPGPRGPAGPAARTPAAAARSPAPQAPAASRPAPAAPAEGDVY; this is encoded by the coding sequence ATGGGACGCGGCGGAACCGGACGTCTCGTCTGGCGATCGGGCGCGGCCCTCGCCGCCTGGCTGGTCGCGGCGCCGGCCCGGGCCGAGATCCAGATCCTGGCGGCGCGGATCACCGCGGGCGAACTCTGGGTGCTCGGCACCGTCGACGCGCCGGAGACCGAGATCGGCCTCGACGGCCGCTTCACCGCCCGGGCCGATTCCCGCGGCAAGTTCGAGTTCCGCCTCGTCTACCATCCGGCGACCTGCATCGTGACCCTGCGCGCCGGCGCCCAGGAGCGCGGCGCGGTGGTGGGCGAGTGCGGCCAGCAGGGTCCCGCGGGCCGCGAGGGCCCGGCGGGCGCCGCAGGCCCGGCGGGTCATGCCGAGATCAGGACCGTGACCGGGCCGCCCGGTCCCCCGGGCCCTCGCGGGGAGACGGGACCGCGAGGTGAAACCGGCCCTCGCGGCGAAGCCGGTCCACCCGGTCCTGCCGGGGCGCGCGGCGAAGCAGGATTGCGAGGGGAAGCCGGGCTTGCGGGTGCGCCCGGAGCATCGGGCGCGCGAGGAGACGCCGGCGCGCCGGGCGAACCCGGTCCGCGCGGCGAGGCCGGTCCCCAGGGCGAGGCGGGGCCTCGCGGCGAAGCCGGCCTGCCGGGGGCGCCCGGACCGTCCGGCGCGCGGGGGGAGGCCGGCGCGCCGGGCAAGACCGGTCCGCGCGGGCCCGTGGGCCCGGCGGGGCCACCCGGTCCACGGGGCCCGGCCGGGCCGGCCGCCCGTACCCCGGCCGCCGCCGCGAGATCCCCTGCGCCCCAGGCGCCGGCGGCGAGCCGGCCGGCGCCCGCCGCTCCGGCGGAGGGCGACGTGTACTGA
- a CDS encoding DsbE family thiol:disulfide interchange protein — protein MSDAPVQPIPEPVGDEAEETPRRSRLLFLLPLLAFAALAGIFLGKLLTTGYDPSAVPSALIGRPVPDFTLPPVPGLTRDGAAVPGLTAADLKGKVTVLNVWSSWCAPCQIEHPMLVRLARDGVNLVGIDYKDQPENGRRYLGRHGNPFRAVGADETGRVGIDLGVYGVPETFVIGPDGRIREKLVGILTPENYDAFLARVRAMK, from the coding sequence GTGAGCGACGCCCCCGTGCAGCCGATCCCGGAACCCGTCGGAGACGAGGCCGAGGAGACGCCGCGGCGCTCCCGGCTGCTGTTCCTGCTGCCGCTGCTGGCCTTCGCCGCGCTCGCCGGCATCTTCCTCGGCAAGCTGCTGACCACCGGCTACGACCCCTCTGCCGTACCCTCGGCGCTGATCGGCCGGCCGGTGCCCGACTTCACCCTGCCGCCGGTTCCCGGCCTGACCCGGGACGGCGCCGCCGTGCCGGGCCTGACCGCCGCCGACCTCAAGGGCAAGGTGACGGTGCTGAACGTCTGGTCGTCGTGGTGCGCGCCCTGCCAGATCGAGCACCCGATGCTCGTGCGCCTCGCCCGCGACGGGGTGAACCTCGTCGGTATCGATTACAAGGACCAGCCCGAGAACGGCCGCCGCTACCTCGGGCGCCACGGCAACCCGTTCCGGGCCGTCGGCGCCGACGAGACCGGCCGGGTCGGCATCGATCTCGGGGTCTACGGCGTGCCGGAGACCTTCGTGATCGGGCCCGACGGGCGGATCCGCGAGAAGCTGGTCGGGATTCTCACGCCGGAGAACTACGACGCGTTCCTGGCGCGGGTCAGGGCGATGAAGTAG
- a CDS encoding diguanylate cyclase has translation MIPLRTTRDDRLLDDEDWSMLMRYSLDTIADMIIWLDRDARYVYVNRAATNLLGYSADEFRRKRVWDVDPHFDEARWRAHWRDLEAMGSVKLETVNTSRSGEPIPIEVTANLVRFKGKAFNCSIVRDISAQKRAEADLRSLNERIYALSITDALTGLANRRHLDAALAEAIRHHAGTGEPLSLILLDVDAFKAFNDRYGHIEGDACLARVASALSGALHRNGDLAARYGGEEFACLLPNTPESEALALAERLLATIADLAIPHAASPVAGMVTASFGVLTAACTAETTPQALIRAVDRCLYRAKREGRNRVVGTGR, from the coding sequence ATGATTCCGCTCCGGACCACGCGCGACGACCGCCTCCTCGACGACGAGGACTGGTCCATGCTGATGCGGTATTCCCTCGACACGATCGCCGACATGATCATCTGGCTCGATCGCGACGCCCGGTACGTCTACGTCAACCGGGCGGCGACCAACCTGCTCGGCTATTCGGCGGACGAGTTCCGGCGCAAGCGGGTCTGGGACGTCGATCCGCATTTCGACGAAGCGCGCTGGCGCGCGCATTGGCGCGATCTGGAGGCGATGGGTTCGGTCAAGCTGGAGACCGTCAACACGTCGCGATCGGGGGAGCCGATTCCGATCGAGGTGACGGCGAACCTGGTCAGGTTCAAGGGCAAGGCCTTCAACTGCTCGATCGTGCGCGACATCTCTGCGCAGAAGCGGGCCGAGGCCGATCTGCGGTCCCTGAACGAGCGGATCTACGCGCTCAGCATCACCGATGCGCTGACCGGGCTCGCCAACCGGCGGCACCTCGATGCCGCGCTGGCGGAGGCGATCCGGCACCATGCCGGTACGGGCGAGCCGCTGTCGCTGATCCTGCTCGACGTCGATGCCTTCAAGGCCTTCAACGACCGTTACGGCCATATCGAGGGCGATGCCTGCCTGGCGCGGGTCGCATCGGCGCTGAGCGGGGCGTTGCACCGGAACGGCGACCTCGCGGCGCGCTACGGCGGCGAGGAATTCGCCTGCCTGCTCCCGAACACCCCGGAAAGCGAGGCCCTGGCGCTCGCCGAGAGGCTCCTTGCCACGATCGCGGATCTGGCGATCCCGCATGCCGCCTCGCCGGTGGCCGGGATGGTGACGGCGAGCTTCGGCGTCCTCACCGCCGCCTGCACGGCGGAGACCACGCCTCAGGCGCTGATCCGGGCGGTGGATCGATGCCTCTACCGGGCAAAGCGCGAGGGACGTAACCGCGTCGTCGGCACCGGCCGCTAA
- a CDS encoding GyrI-like domain-containing protein — translation MKTRLPTIAIGLVATLACGASVLAQQPAQVPSQSPAPAPSPAAPPASTPSPAQSTPLPTTTAPGPGPGTNQAPTPPAPDKALPPSTPVPPTAGRVPLVANPGDPSDVDEVTLPAKPAAILSGTAKWDQAVPNLKDAIAKIEAALAGAGVKATGKPISVFTRTDDDGFQYEVMVPVEAAPNPRPAGLPDDLRFGSTPSGKALRFTHKGPYEGIDQTYETVTAYLDAKGILVQDAFVEEYLTALNSPSDEALEVNIYALPK, via the coding sequence ATGAAGACCCGTCTCCCGACGATCGCGATCGGCCTCGTGGCCACCCTGGCCTGCGGGGCTTCGGTGCTGGCCCAGCAACCGGCCCAAGTTCCGTCCCAGAGCCCGGCTCCGGCTCCCTCGCCCGCGGCGCCGCCGGCCTCGACGCCGTCGCCGGCGCAATCGACGCCGCTGCCGACTACCACGGCGCCGGGCCCCGGCCCGGGGACCAACCAGGCGCCGACCCCGCCCGCCCCCGACAAGGCCCTGCCGCCCTCGACCCCGGTGCCGCCGACGGCGGGGCGGGTGCCCCTCGTCGCCAATCCGGGCGACCCGTCAGACGTGGACGAGGTGACGCTGCCGGCCAAGCCCGCGGCGATCCTGTCCGGCACCGCGAAATGGGACCAGGCGGTCCCGAACCTCAAGGACGCGATCGCCAAGATCGAGGCGGCGCTGGCAGGAGCCGGCGTCAAGGCGACCGGCAAGCCGATCTCGGTCTTCACCCGCACCGACGACGACGGCTTCCAGTACGAGGTGATGGTGCCGGTCGAGGCCGCCCCGAACCCGCGCCCCGCCGGCCTGCCCGACGACCTGCGCTTCGGCTCGACCCCGAGCGGCAAGGCCCTGCGCTTCACCCACAAGGGCCCCTACGAGGGCATCGACCAGACCTACGAGACGGTGACGGCCTATCTCGATGCCAAGGGCATCCTGGTCCAGGACGCGTTCGTGGAAGAATACCTGACCGCCCTCAACAGCCCGTCCGACGAGGCGCTCGAGGTCAACATCTACGCATTGCCGAAGTGA
- a CDS encoding RluA family pseudouridine synthase, whose translation MIVDDILSRLLYRDALVLVIDKPAGLPVHPGPKGGETLTRHLDALRFGLPRRPEAAHRLDRDTSGCLALGRHAKALARLNALFAQGRAEKTYWALVEGGPAEETGEIDLPLMRRSDDPRSWWMKTDPAGDPSLTRWRVMGRDPASGRTWLALNPVTGRTHQLRVHCAAMGWPILGDPIYGTAPRHGGPGLHLHARTLGLPLYPKKPTITVEAPAPGHMREGLAACGLAPL comes from the coding sequence ATGATCGTTGACGACATACTCTCGCGGCTCCTCTACCGCGATGCCCTCGTGCTCGTCATCGACAAGCCGGCGGGATTGCCGGTGCATCCGGGGCCGAAGGGCGGCGAGACGCTGACCCGGCACCTCGACGCCCTGCGCTTCGGCCTGCCGCGCCGGCCGGAGGCCGCCCACCGCCTCGACCGCGACACCTCCGGCTGCCTGGCGCTGGGCCGCCACGCCAAGGCGCTGGCCCGGCTGAACGCCCTGTTCGCGCAGGGCCGCGCCGAGAAGACCTACTGGGCGCTCGTCGAGGGCGGGCCCGCCGAGGAGACCGGCGAGATCGATCTCCCGCTGATGCGCCGCTCCGACGATCCGCGCAGCTGGTGGATGAAGACCGACCCCGCGGGCGATCCCTCGCTCACCCGCTGGCGGGTGATGGGGCGCGATCCCGCCTCCGGCCGGACCTGGCTGGCGCTGAACCCGGTGACCGGGCGCACCCACCAGCTCCGGGTGCATTGCGCCGCGATGGGCTGGCCGATCCTGGGCGATCCGATCTACGGCACCGCCCCGCGCCACGGCGGGCCGGGCCTGCATCTCCATGCCCGGACGCTCGGCCTGCCGCTCTACCCGAAGAAGCCGACGATCACCGTCGAGGCGCCGGCGCCGGGGCACATGCGGGAGGGGCTCGCGGCCTGCGGCCTCGCCCCGCTTTAG
- the mtaB gene encoding tRNA (N(6)-L-threonylcarbamoyladenosine(37)-C(2))-methylthiotransferase MtaB, which yields MSVEVLSFGCRLNAAESETMRRQAEAAGRTDLLLVNTCAVTAEAGRQARKAIRAAARANPAARVVVTGCGAQVETEAYAAMPEVAEILGNRRKLDAGIWADPAPERVRIDDVMAPGADPLPDAVPMRARTRAFLPVQNGCDHRCTFCVIPFGRGNSRSVPVASAVAQVRTLVAAGTREVVLTGVDLTAYGRDLGGATLGTLVRAILRGVPDLDRLRLSSIDSVEADPELVAAFAEEARLMPHLHLSLQAGDDLILKRMKRRHGRDDAIRFCAEIRRLRPDAVFGADLIAGFPTETEAQFTRSLDLVEECGLTQLHVFPYSPRPGTPAARMPQVAPSEIRERAARLREAGAAAFTRRLDREVGETRRVLAERGGIGRTEGFLPVRLPVGVEAGALVDLLVAGHDGRVLHAA from the coding sequence ATGTCCGTCGAGGTCCTGAGCTTCGGCTGCCGCCTCAACGCCGCCGAATCGGAGACGATGCGCCGGCAGGCGGAGGCTGCGGGCCGCACCGACCTCCTCCTCGTCAATACCTGCGCGGTGACCGCGGAGGCCGGGCGCCAGGCCCGCAAGGCGATCCGTGCCGCGGCCCGGGCGAATCCGGCGGCGCGGGTGGTGGTGACCGGCTGCGGCGCCCAGGTCGAGACCGAGGCCTATGCCGCGATGCCGGAGGTGGCCGAGATCCTCGGCAACCGCCGCAAGCTGGATGCAGGGATCTGGGCCGATCCCGCGCCCGAGCGGGTGCGGATCGACGACGTGATGGCGCCGGGAGCCGATCCCCTCCCCGACGCGGTGCCGATGCGGGCCCGCACCCGCGCCTTCCTGCCGGTGCAGAACGGCTGCGACCACCGCTGCACCTTCTGCGTCATCCCGTTCGGCCGCGGCAATTCGCGCTCGGTGCCGGTGGCGAGCGCCGTGGCGCAGGTCCGCACCCTGGTGGCGGCCGGCACCCGCGAGGTGGTGCTCACCGGCGTCGACCTCACGGCCTATGGCCGCGATCTCGGCGGCGCCACCCTCGGCACCCTGGTGCGGGCGATCCTGCGCGGCGTGCCGGACCTCGACCGCCTGCGCCTGTCCTCGATCGATTCCGTCGAGGCCGATCCGGAACTGGTGGCGGCCTTCGCCGAGGAGGCGCGGCTGATGCCGCATCTCCACCTCTCGCTCCAGGCCGGCGACGACCTGATCCTCAAGCGCATGAAGCGCCGCCACGGCCGGGACGACGCGATCCGGTTCTGCGCCGAGATCCGGCGGTTGCGCCCCGACGCGGTGTTCGGCGCCGACCTGATCGCCGGCTTCCCGACCGAGACCGAGGCGCAGTTCACCCGCTCCCTCGACCTCGTCGAGGAATGCGGGCTTACCCAGCTCCACGTCTTCCCCTACTCGCCGCGTCCCGGCACGCCGGCCGCGCGGATGCCGCAGGTCGCGCCCTCCGAGATCCGCGAGCGCGCCGCCCGCCTGCGCGAGGCCGGGGCCGCCGCCTTCACGCGCCGCCTCGACCGCGAGGTCGGCGAGACCCGTCGGGTGCTCGCCGAGCGCGGCGGCATCGGGCGGACGGAAGGGTTTTTGCCGGTGCGGCTGCCGGTGGGGGTGGAGGCGGGCGCGCTGGTCGACCTGCTCGTCGCCGGGCATGACGGGCGGGTGCTCCACGCGGCCTGA